The DNA window AGGCTGTACTCCATCGCTTCCATGATCACGCTCTGGTATCCCTGCTTCCCCGGCAGGTACTGCCTTAAAATTTCTTCGATCTCCCGTACTTTCTCTTCCTGTTGTCTATGAAAATCATTGTTCGAATTCATGAACTTCTCCCTCTTCATCCAATACCAGCATTTTTTTCTCGATCTTGTCGATCTTGTCATTACAGGATTTCAGCATGTCCATTCCTCTGTGATAAAGGGCAAAACTCTCTTCCAGAGAAATATCTTCCGCTTCCATCTTCTGGATCAGCTTCTCCAGTTTATCAAAGGTCTGATCTAAAGTTTCTTCCTGTTTCTGTTCCTCTTGCTTTTCAGCCATGCTGTTCCTCCTTCTTATCCAGGACCTCCGCCCGGACCCTTCCATCGGTCACATAGACCTCC is part of the Lachnospiraceae bacterium KGMB03038 genome and encodes:
- the xseB gene encoding exodeoxyribonuclease VII small subunit, whose product is MAEKQEEQKQEETLDQTFDKLEKLIQKMEAEDISLEESFALYHRGMDMLKSCNDKIDKIEKKMLVLDEEGEVHEFEQ